One window of Quercus robur chromosome 12, dhQueRobu3.1, whole genome shotgun sequence genomic DNA carries:
- the LOC126709001 gene encoding probable strigolactone esterase DAD2, which yields MGTSLLENLNVRVEGSGQKTLVLAHGFGTDQSVWQRILPYFTPYYRVILYDLVCAGSVNPDFFDFRRYTTLDAYVDDLLYILDAHRVDRCAYVGHSVSAMIGILAAIRRPELFSKLILIGASPRFLNDNDYHGGFEQGEIEKVFEAMQSNYEAWVNGFAPLAVGADVPTAVREFSRTLFNMRPDISLFVSRMIFNSDLRGVLGLVKVPCCIFQTARDVSVPASVATYLKDHLGGRNTVEMLETEGHLPHLSAPYLLAQKLRRALSR from the exons ATGGGCACCAGTCTCTTAGAAAATCTCAATGTCCGTGTAGAAGGGTCCGGTCAGAAAACCTTGGTTCTGGCTCATGGCTTCGGCACAGACCAGTCCGTGTGGCAGAGAATTCTCCCTTACTTCACACCCTACTACCGAGTCATTCTCTATGACCTCGTCTGTGCCGGCAGTGTCAACCCTGACTTCTTCGATTTTCGCCGCTACACCACTCTCGACGCCTATGTCGATGACTTGCTCTACATCCTCGACGCCCACCGCGTCGATCGCTGCGCCTACGTCGGCCACTCCGTCTCCGCCATGATCGGAATCTTAGCCGCCATTCGCCGCCCTGAACTCTTCTCCAAGCTCATCCTCATCGGCGCTTCTCCAAG ATTCCTAAACGACAATGATTACCACGGTGGGTTCGAGCAAGGAGAGATTGAGAAAGTTTTCGAAGCAATGCAGTCGAATTACGAGGCATGGGTGAACGGTTTCGCACCATTGGCAGTGGGAGCTGATGTTCCAACAGCAGTTCGAGAATTCAGTCGAACCCTATTCAACATGAGGCCTGACATATCCTTGTTCGTTTCCCGCATGATTTTCAACAGCGATCTGAGAGGGGTCCTAGGCCTAGTCAAAGTACCTTGTTGCATATTTCAGACAGCTCGAGATGTGTCTGTTCCAGCCTCAGTTGCAACCTATTTGAAGGACCATTTGGGTGGTCGTAACACCGTGGAGATGCTCGAGACTGAGGGTCATTTGCCCCATTTGAGTGCACCATACCTTTTGGCTCAAAAGCTCCGTCGAGCTCTTTCCCGTTAG